One segment of Schistocerca cancellata isolate TAMUIC-IGC-003103 chromosome 2, iqSchCanc2.1, whole genome shotgun sequence DNA contains the following:
- the LOC126161479 gene encoding circumsporozoite protein-like isoform X2 has protein sequence MRALLFFFFLAVSACAAQEIQRLPDVNATDNQASNGSGADNQSPQQQQQPQPLRPNFGGQWGAPPPPSRRPAFPNNGNQGFGSGFNPGFNPGFNPGVNPGFNPGFNPGVNPGFNPGFNPGFIPGFNQGFNPGFNPGQFPGFGQLPFPGFGR, from the exons ATGAGAGcgttgcttttcttcttcttcctggcg GTCTCCGCTTGCGCCGCCCAGGAGATTCAGCGCCTGCCTGATGTGAACGCGACGGACAACCAGGCGTCCAACGGGTCAGGCGCAGACAACCAGTCgccccagcagcagcaacagccgcAGCCCCTGCGGCCAAACTTCGGCGGCCAGTGGGGCGCTCCACCACCACCAAGCAGGCGCCCAGCGTTCCCTAACAATGGCAACCAGGGCTTCGGCTCCGGCTTTAACCCAGGCTTCAACCCAGGCTTCAACCCAGGTGTCAACCCCGGCTTCAACCCAGGCTTCAACCCAGGCGTCAACCCAGGCTTCAACCCAGGCTTCAACCCAGGCTTCATCCCAGGCTTCAACCAAGGCTTCAACCCAGGCTTCAATCCTGGCCAATTCCCAGGTTTTGGACAACTGCCATTCCCTGGGTTCGGGCGCTAA
- the LOC126161479 gene encoding circumsporozoite protein-like isoform X5 codes for MRALLFFFFLAVSACAAQEIQRLPDVNATDNQASNGSGADNQSPQQQQQPQPLRPNFGGQWGAPPPPSRRPAFPNNGNQGFGSGFNPGFNPGFNPGFNPGFNPGFIPGFNQGFNPGFNPGQFPGFGQLPFPGFGR; via the exons ATGAGAGcgttgcttttcttcttcttcctggcg GTCTCCGCTTGCGCCGCCCAGGAGATTCAGCGCCTGCCTGATGTGAACGCGACGGACAACCAGGCGTCCAACGGGTCAGGCGCAGACAACCAGTCgccccagcagcagcaacagccgcAGCCCCTGCGGCCAAACTTCGGCGGCCAGTGGGGCGCTCCACCACCACCAAGCAGGCGCCCAGCGTTCCCTAACAATGGCAACCAGGGCTTCGGCTCCGGCTTTAACCCAGGCTTCAACCCAGGCTTCAACCCAG GCTTCAACCCAGGCTTCAACCCAGGCTTCATCCCAGGCTTCAACCAAGGCTTCAACCCAGGCTTCAATCCTGGCCAATTCCCAGGTTTTGGACAACTGCCATTCCCTGGGTTCGGGCGCTAA
- the LOC126161479 gene encoding circumsporozoite protein-like isoform X4 has product MRALLFFFFLAVSACAAQEIQRLPDVNATDNQASNGSGADNQSPQQQQQPQPLRPNFGGQWGAPPPPSRRPAFPNNGNQGFGSGFNPGFNPGFNPGVNPGFNPGFNPGFIPGFNQGFNPGFNPGQFPGFGQLPFPGFGR; this is encoded by the exons ATGAGAGcgttgcttttcttcttcttcctggcg GTCTCCGCTTGCGCCGCCCAGGAGATTCAGCGCCTGCCTGATGTGAACGCGACGGACAACCAGGCGTCCAACGGGTCAGGCGCAGACAACCAGTCgccccagcagcagcaacagccgcAGCCCCTGCGGCCAAACTTCGGCGGCCAGTGGGGCGCTCCACCACCACCAAGCAGGCGCCCAGCGTTCCCTAACAATGGCAACCAGGGCTTCGGCTCCGGCTTTAACCCAGGCTTCAACCCAGGCTTCAACCCAG GCGTCAACCCAGGCTTCAACCCAGGCTTCAACCCAGGCTTCATCCCAGGCTTCAACCAAGGCTTCAACCCAGGCTTCAATCCTGGCCAATTCCCAGGTTTTGGACAACTGCCATTCCCTGGGTTCGGGCGCTAA